The genomic DNA gagagtgagagtgagagtgagagtgagagtgagagtgagagtgagagtgagagtgagagagagagagagagagagagagagagagagagagagagagagagagaaagagagagagagagagagagagagagagagagagagagagagagtgagagtgagagagtgagagtgagtttttTCCATAAGCTTCATAACTGAAATAACCTATTCTACAAACACTGTGAGCTCACTGGGACAACAATGAACAACTTAGGTACAAATGAGGATGAGCAATTCCACATGATGAGTAAGACAAAGCCCAAAAAATAAAGTCACCTCCTTGAGCAATTATAATTAGCTACATTACATATATTCTGATCTCTATTTCTGAGATGTTTTTGAGAAACTGAAGTTGCTTGAGTAGTCATTCTATTCCTTTCCATGCCGCATGTggcaaatcatcattaatattccttTCTTTTGATAATCTATACAACTtcaggaaaggggaataaaaggtgGAATGAAAGTTTAAGAGAATTTATGACAGATAATTGCATTATTTATTAATGATTCTACATGTCATGCTACactgcatgtatattatataatgtttatatctaGGTGTAGTTACATGCTATGTCATGAATTAATAGATtgtaattaatcaatcaatcaaaaataGCAAGTAGCATAGAAATCAAAGAATCAAATCATTATAAtactataaatgatgataactaataataattctCTCCCTTATAAAACATTTCTTACTTCTAATCAACTATAATGTACACTTTGGATTTTGCAtttaattatagaaaaaaaaaaaaaaaaatcttgcaaatTTTGTGTTCAACATGTATTTTGtctaaagacatacatacaagcaaCAACAGCAGTTGCAAATTATGCTCTCTGAGAAAAAAGATTGGGGAAAAAACGAAGCCCTTCACTTGATTCGTCTCTCACAGCTTTGGCACACCTCTCTGCCGCAAAGAGCCTCTCTTGAGCCAAAAGTAAGGGAACACCACATTCCCGTGCCAGGTCTCCAGCTGAAACTCCATCTGTCTCATGCTGGCTCAAGACCTCAGCTGTCTCCCTGACAACTTCTTCTTGATCTAAGCCAGCTGTCTGAAGTACCTGCACGCCTGACTCGAATGTATGTAGATTAAGGGACAGTCCCAAGAGCTGCATCACCTGGCACGCATGCACCACATCTTCTGGCGACAACAGCTGGAGCCCCCTAGCTCGGTTGATGCGACAGTAGACTTCTGAGAGAAGCATCATTCCTCCAGCCTCCTTGACAGCATCTTCTAATGCCTGCGTCACTTCCCTTGCAAGGCTCTTGTGATATTCTGTAACAGATCCATAAGTTTCTCTTGTAACTGGATCATCAATACCGAGGCTTAGGAGGTAAGATCTGAACTGGGTTGTGTCGTCGGCCGATATATCCCCAGAATGCTCTTTGATCTTATTGGAAATATTTTTGGAAAGTGAAACCATGTCCTTGGCTAGTGCCATCAGATTCTTTAAGTCCTCAAAAGCTCGGCTGATATTCTGACTAGTCTCCTCTTGTTTTGCTTGGATATCGCGCTCTATGCCCAAGATGCCTGTGTGGATCTTCCTACCCCCTGGCATGTGCTGGTTCCCTCGGCTTGGTGGCGGCAAGGATTGAGTATTTATTCTCTCCCACTCCCGGTCTCCAAGAGCCCTCTGTAGCACTTGATGAAAGCTCGAACATCCTCCTTGTCTAAATGAGAGTTTGATGTGTGAGTAACTGCTAGAGGCCACAGGTCCAGCTGGTTGTGTGTGAGAAGGGAGAGCTAGATGGAGTACTAACTTCGGACTGGAAGTAAAGCCGCCCGACTCTTCCTCCACAAGCACCACAAGGCCGAGGTGGAGCCCCAAAGAAGAAGACTGGTTTTCATGCCTCCATAACATACGCAGGTTGGTCAAGGTCAGCCTTCCATCGTCATAGCTCGTTTTCTTATCCCCGTCATACAACCGGATCCCGTTGACGGTTGACCTAACTGCTTCTCCAGACGTTAAGCTCGAGTCGCACCAATACCAACGAttcatctttattccttccctgtttttgtttttgtttttgtgtcacAATAAGCAAGTTTCTTTCCCAAATAAATCCTGTTTTAGATAACCCTTGAGACAAAATCAGCTCTCCTGCCACCtcctgaaaaaaggaagagaaacaaataagaaacacTTGAAACTGGCAACACttacataaaaaagtaataagaaaaaagaaaaaaaaaaaaatcaaatttcagGGGAAGTGGCAGGGAGCATAATGCCTTTCtgggcttgtttttttctttctttctttcttttttttctttcattcatagcAATAAACTTATAATTTTCTATAGAGTAAAATCAAAAATACAAACAGCAAACAAATGAGCAACCTAAATGaacaaaaagtatataaataaataaaataaaatagatatacaatAACATCTTATCATATAATTTTCTAACCAAAATTTAATCAAAACAAATCACAACCACCACCTACACAGACCTGTCCACACTATCCAAAATCACAAGTAACATCAAACGATACAATACTTATAATAGTACACACATCACTCCtaattccttttttctatatatgGATTCAAAATGCCACTCGCCCTGACTGCACACAGACAACAACAGGGCTTTAGTAAAGTAATCCAAAATACATCAGACCCTAAACTTCTTCAAAACAATCTGAagtttaacataaaaaaaaaaaaaaaaaatcgacacatTTTTACCTATGACTGCCATCTCTTGTTATCTATTAAAGTTATGCTGAATATCAAGATGGCAGCTTGTAAAATCATGCATGTAACAAATGTAATATTTATTCTCTGTACATAAGGAACATCTGTCTGCTTatccatatatgtctacatagacCTATCTACAATGCAAGCTTGTAAAATCAAATGTGAAACAAatctaatatttattttttctatactgATACATCCCCCATAATTGTTTTACTAAACTCAATTGACATATTgtacgataacaaaaatatatattattatagtttttcttAATACAAGGCagaattttttttcccaaatgaTACTagctttttgtcatttttaacaCCTTTCAGCCTTCATCAAGTTACAATAAACTTGCTTCTATCACAGTTTCTATAAAGGGCTTACCAATATCCAATCTATTCTCCTTAAAATAGTGAATTTTGTATTCAACtcatatcattattcccatttcaTACTTGACTATAATATTTCCCCTTTTACAAGCATTCTGGTATAGCTTTTGAAATCTCTATTATATAATTTGAATGCAATTCAAAATCTGAGAACTTagactttgttttattatttgcaaaacctacatacatataataaagaaagacCTAACCAGAGACCATGTTCATAAGTGACCCTCTGCTCCTGATGACTGATATAATTTGGTACAGCTGGCCTAGGGTGTCAGAGCCGAGTTGGTGGTTTGGGAGTTTACAGTAAGCCTTTCACAGCGACCTTATACTGCAGTAATATCTTCTTCCACTGCACCAATTTactttaaattaatatatattaattgaaAAATATTTCATTATGCCAATCTAcattatacaaatacattttcATTGGTAAATATCAGTATCTTGATACTtactaaaacaaaatatatatgcatgtaaaccgTAAATTACTAATatcttctgtactttttttttaagtatatctTGTTCAGGATGTATGGAGTGTAGCTTAATTTCTCTGGAAATGTAGTGGCTGGTGCAcaatttcattgtcattttctgtACAATGTACAGAAATCTTGCCCAGACATACATTCATTAGaatcagaaaaaatacaaaactcaATAATCATAACATGATTACTAGATCAAAACtggagaaaaaaggcaaaataatgTCCTAGCCACCACATTTCTCAAGAAAATGAGCACTACCCAGCATTCTATTTGCATCTCAGGTAATTCTTTACACTAGAGACGCACTTACCCGAACAAGTCCACAACTCCATGCtacaaaatatattaaaaaatctaAGTTGCCCTGATTGGGTGTACCCTTTGGGCATTGCCCAAGGGGTGGGTTGATGGGGGCTCTCCCCCTAACAACCCCCAGGAAACACTGTCTTTACCTTAATATACATGGCAACATTGAGCTGAAATTTGGGAACACTGAGTGTCCTTTGGCTGTGAGCGGAGTTTTCTGcaaaattttcctttatttttggtgTGACCGCTTGTGTCTGGAGGATTTTCTTGAACTGATGACTGCAACTTTTAGATAAACTGCATCTTAACAGTGAAGAGTTTTTTCAGCTCctcgtttttgttcttctttatctttttctttttcatcttcctcttcctctacttttccttttcttctttctttttttttcatactttatttattttctttgctatATTTCAAAcagtactataaaaaaaaaattaagctatCGTCTTtctaaatgaaacaaacaaataaagagaaaaaaattcaaCATGGCAATTTTCatcaatcaataatgataattagaatcaacaataataaatcctctccctttccctcttctttctttcttatttttctttttttttttttactacaattTTTACACTcggtacaataataaaaaaaggaagcgaCTATGGTACGGCAGAAAAGCCATTCTGCGCCTGCATAGTGAAATAAAGAAGATGGCAGTGTCTTGACACCAGATGATACCACTTTCaattggattgggttgggttgaggtagggagggaggtagggagagagggagggtgggagggaggtaggtaagtagagaggtaagtaagtaaggaggttggtaggtagggaggttggtaggtagggaggtaggtaggtaggtaggtaggtaggtaggtaggtaggtaggtaggtaggtaggtaggtaggttggtaggtagggaggtaggttggtaggtagggaggtaggtaggtaggtaggtagggaagtaggtaggtaggtaggtaggtaggtagatagggaggtagggagataggtaggtaggtaggttggtaggtaggtaggtaggtaggttggtaggtagggaggtaggttggtaggtagggaggtatgtagttaggtaggtaagtaagtaggtaaggAGGAaaataggtagggaggtaggaaggcaggtaggtaggtaggaaggtagataggcaggaagggaggtaagtaggtaggcaggttggtaggaaggtagataggtagggaggaagtagataggtagggagggaggtagggaagtaggtaggtaggtaggtaggtaggtaggtgggtaggtaggtagggaagtaagtaggtaggtaggtaggtagggagggagggaagtaagtaggtaggtaggtaggtaggtaagtaaggaagtaggtaggtaggtaggtaggtagggaagtaagtaggtaggtaggtaggtagggagggagggaggtaagtaggtaggcagggaggtaggtagggaggtaggtagggaggcaggtaggtaggtaggtaggtaggtagggagatagggagataggtaggtagggagataggtaggtaggtaggtaagtaggtaggtaggtaggtaggtaggtaggtaggtaggtaggtagggagataggtaggtaggtagggagataggtaggtaggtagggaggtaggtaggtagggaggtaggtaggtaggtaggtaggtaggtaggtagggggggaggtaggtaggtaggtaggtagggagggagggaggagcgaaggagggagggagggagggagggagggagggagggagggagggagggagggaggtagataggtaggtaggtaggtaggtaggtaggtaggtagggaggtagggagagagggagggagggaggtagggagggagggagggagagagggagggaggtaagtaggtaggcagggaggtaggcagggaggtaggtagggaggtaggtagggaggtaggtagcgaggcaggtaggtaggtagagagataggtaggtaggtcggttggtagggagggagggagggagggagggagggagggagggaggtaggtaagtaggtaggtaggtaggtaggtaggtagggagggagggagggaggcagggagggagggagggagggggggcgggagggagggagggagggagggaggtagataggtagataggtaggtagggagggaggtagtaatcaaataaattaataatcaaataaaaatcaagtaaataggcaggcaggcagataggtagggtagattagattaagttaggttgggttgagtgATGTTAGTTTAGGTTGGGGCAGGTAGGTTAGCTTAGATTGGGTTGAGTGGGGTGGGGCGGGATTAGGATTGGGATTGGGATTGGCATTGGGATTGGGAttgggattgggttgggttgggttgggttatgttagTTTAGTTTGGGTCaggtgggttaggttagcttagattgggttgggttagcttagattgggttgggttagcttgggttgggttgggttaggttgactTAGGTTGACTTAGGTTGACTTAGGTtgacttaggttaggttaggttaggttaggtttggttgggtcgGATGGATTAAGTTAGATTAcattagattaggttgggtttggtaaggttaagttaggttgggttgggtgaggttaggttaggttagggtgagttaggttaggttaggttggatcaagtgggttgggttgagttaggtTGGATTAGATTGGATTAAGTTATATTGGGTTGGGCTGGGTtgggctgggttgggttgggttacacGAGATGATACCACTGGGCTGGGCTGGGTTAGGTTCGTACTTATTGCCCAGAAGTAAtgtctatgtgtgcataaatatgtgtcaTACACCTAActcaaaaaggaggaaaataagaaaattaataataatattaataaaaaaaccaAGTCTCTAAAACCCTTAAACCTGATAGCAATATACCAGCTTATCACCAAAATTGTTAAATGGTATATGAAGTTAACAGACAAACAAGTTCCTTGACAGTTTATGATTGGTGGCATAACATGTCATAAATGAAATGTCAAAATTTGTTAGTTCATCCACTCCATGTTCCTTTTGTATAACTGTTATAAcatctatttgtgtttgtgtatgaaaattaataataatatcgttcatatcaaaatatattcatgtttgtatatatattttgagttTACATTTTTGTGTTACTTGTAGTTGTGTTTGTAATGTTTCTGTATTCCTGTATATCAATTTCTCGTTCTCCAAGCTTAAACCAATGCAGAAACATATAATTGCGACGATAAGATGCTTCATTAAGCTTCATAATACGAAAAAGTATCCAAAATAtcgaaaaaaatcaagtaaatatACAGTAcattccattctcccttttcctcccttactAAAATTCATCTCGTACAACATATCTACCTCATTTTCCACATATATACTCACTTTTACCGgccaagatgataataaagacgtgtttatgaagaagaaaatactTACTTTTGATAGAAAAATCGGGGAAAATATACGCCTGGAGTCAAAATGGAGGCGTCATTTAATCGCCAAGAAAATCATGAACTGGCAACCGAAAGCGGCGAtatcatactttttatatatcttcattGACTAATTTATTAGTCTACGATTTGTGTcatcatttatgtattttatcttgGAATGTTAATGGATGATTGCGTGCATTTCATTATATGTGCACAAATTTTTTCACATCAAAGACattttacatacataaacgcatatgcatacaaaaacaaatatacacgtacatgtttaaatagaatatacacatacatgaacacataatcacacacacacatacctacacatattcTCTCAATAACACGACAATTTTTCTCTCGCCAATGAATGCTCTCGTCCAAACTCCCCCACGATGTTTACCTCGTTGTGGAACAGCTGATCATGCCTTAGCTCGCTGAATTTCGGGTATTTCAGGTGATTTTATGCTTATTTAAGTCGTATTTGGGTGTATTTCGGTCAGATTTTAGGCTTTGCGTGGTGGGAGTTAGGGTATTTGCTGGAGGTTTTGGGCTAAATTTGGGAATGGGTTATGTGATTAAGAAATTAATTGGTGATTTATGTCTCGTTGTTTAGGGTCAGAGGAAATGTAAATAAGTTCATGGTATtgagatttttttgtattttgcgaTGTGAGTGGATAGGGTTtctagtttgtttattttttgttttgtttcgagaatgggtgttgttatttatattcgttctttgtttttctggtaggacttgtttttctttcttttgcatggTATATTTTGATGGTAATTCCCGATTCAGACTGACTGCCAACCATgcagttatttttattctttgttttaattattctcGGTGTAACTAACATAATCTGTTGTTATTTTCCATTGTAAATGAAAAAGTGAGGGTATTAGTAAGGATGTATGAAGTTTTTGAACTATTCTGAGCCGAAGTCCATTTTACTCCAGCCAATCCTGGTAATCCACAAATATCCCAGTATGAATCAAAAACCTTCGTAACTTGGGGTCTTCACCACCAGACTCCCACCCAATTACTATATTTGCTTGGTGGATGCTCTGCCCCCAGACGCCCACCCAGTTGCTGTAGAGTTACTGTGCGAGTGGTATTTATCATGacccattttcttcatttctgactTTCTTTGCCAGCAAAGATTATAATGTGTATGAATGAGTAAATTTATCCTTTCAGTCATTAAGTTTTCTTATAAGTGCAatcattatgtaaatgtatgctaaagtattatatatatgttgcataattTCCTTATTATCAAATTGTGAAAGAATCACCTTAGATGAAAAATtgcttaatttttatcattgtgtgAATTACAGGCAAAGTTTACTTTGTACCATATGGCCATATGAAACTGAAAATATACAGTTTTGAATGCTATTATAGATTTTTGTTTTGATGCCATATTTATCAAATAAACCTGATGTACGATTTTCAGAAaatttaattccttttttattaccattctttATGAAAAGGAATCCGTTTTCCAAATGATGGTATAATCATAGCTGATCCTGCCAGCACCTATCATATGAATGTTTGTACTCATTTTATTGTTAAACGTGCTagtttatatagataaatggatcaaCACAATGTGAAATTATGATAGCCTTTTACTTAGTATCATGTCTCAAGTAAAATACGTGATGATTATATATGTGATTTTGTATTGCATCATCCTTGGTGGTATTTCACCATCTATTGGTTTATTGCATCATCTACCAGACCATTGGCCAGTACCAGGTTTAGTTCACTTGTGTTAAGAACTGAGctcctatttttttttgtgaatggaagCATAAGTAAACAACATCATGATTGTGAAGTATGTACTGAGTGGCATATGATACTtatatgaaattataatgatgcttTAAAGAA from Penaeus vannamei isolate JL-2024 chromosome 43, ASM4276789v1, whole genome shotgun sequence includes the following:
- the Vps36 gene encoding vacuolar protein-sorting-associated protein 36, which translates into the protein MNRWYWCDSSLTSGEAVRSTVNGIRLYDGDKKTSYDDGRLTLTNLRMLWRHENQSSSLGLHLGLVVLVEEESGGFTSSPKLVLHLALPSHTQPAGPVASSSYSHIKLSFRQGGCSSFHQVLQRALGDREWERINTQSLPPPSRGNQHMPGGRKIHTGILGIERDIQAKQEETSQNISRAFEDLKNLMALAKDMVSLSKNISNKIKEHSGDISADDTTQFRSYLLSLGIDDPVTRETYGSVTEYHKSLAREVTQALEDAVKEAGGMMLLSEVYCRINRARGLQLLSPEDVVHACQVMQLLGLSLNLHTFESGVQVLQTAGLDQEEVVRETAEVLSQHETDGVSAGDLARECGVPLLLAQERLFAAERCAKAVRDESSEGLRFFPNLFSQRA